GCTATTTTTCCAACCGACTTTCGTGCGAATGCATTAGGAATCCTACATTGAAGATCCTGGTACCGGTGAAGAGGGTGGTCGACTATAACGTGAAAGTCCGTGTCAAAGCCGACGGTTCCGGAGTCGACATATCCAACGTAAAGATGTCGATGAATCCGTTCGATGAAATCGCAGTGGAAGAAGCTGTGCGCCAGAAAGAAACAGGCGTAGCTACTGAAGTCATCGCGGTTTCGTGTGGCATTTCCCAGTGCCAGGAGACGCTGCGCACCGCCATGGCTATCGGAGCCGATCGCGGCATTTTGATTGAAACTGCCGTGGAACTCGAGCCGCTTGCTGTCGCCAAGCTTCTGAAGGCACTAGTGGACAAGGAGCGGCCTCAACTCATCATCCTGGGAAAGCAGGCGATTGATGACGACTCTAATCAGACAGGTCAGATGCTTGCTGCGCTCGCCGGTATGCCACAAGCTACCTTCGCATCACGGGTGACGTTGGAAGGCAGTACCGCGGTTGTGTCGCGGGAAGTTGACGGTGGAGCGGAAACCTTGTCTCTTACCCTGCCGGCGGTCGTCACGACGGATTTGCGGCTGAACGAGCCTCGTTACGTGACGCTGCCCAATATCATGAAGGCAAAGAAAAAATCGCTCGAGATTATCAAGCCGGATGATCTCGGCGTGGACGTCACGCCTCGCTTGAAGATCATGAAATTCGTTGAGCCGACCACGCGTTCCGCCGGCATCAAAGTGCCTGATGTCAAGACATTGGTTGAGAAACTTAAGATCGAAGCTAAGGCTTTGTGAGGAGGATATGAGATGACCATTTTAGTAATCGCGGAACACGATAACGCCTCCCTCAAGCCTGCGACGCTCAATACTGTAACGGCCGCACTAAAAATGGGCAGTGATGTTCATGTCTTCATCGCAGGATGGAACGCGCAGGCCGCCGCTGCCCAGGCTGCGACGATTGTGGGCGTCAGCAAGGTGTTAGTCGCTGACGACCCAGCGCTTGCGGACGGCCTGGCAGAAAACGTCGAAGCGACTGTGCTGAATATCGCTAAAAATTACACGCACATTCTGGCTCCGGCGACAGCGTACGGGAAGAACGTTGCGCCGCGGATCGCGGCACGTCTCGACGTGGCACAAATTAGCGATATTACAGCGGTCGTTAATCCTGAAACCTTCGAGCGTCCGATATATGCAGGTAGTGTTATCGCCACGGTTCAGTCCAACGACGCCATTAAAGTGATTACCGTGCGGGCCACTGGCTTCGATGCTAGTTCGATCAACGGCGATAGCGCAGAAATCTCTGCAATTGAGGCGTCTGCGGGCACTAGCCGATCGCAGTTCGTCGGTCGCGAAGTCGTCAAGTTGGACCGTCCCGAGCTAACGAGCGCTAGCGTTATTGTCTCCGGTGGCCGCGGCCTCGGCAGTAGCGAAAACTACTACAAGCTTTTGGAGCCGTTAGCTGACAAGTTGGGCGCCGCCCTCGGTGCGTCGCGTGCCGCAGTAGACGCAGGTTTCGCGCCGAACAATTACCAGGTGGGACAAACCGGGAAGATCGTTGCGCCGCACCTATATGTTGCAGTCGCAAT
The Paraburkholderia sp. BL23I1N1 DNA segment above includes these coding regions:
- a CDS encoding electron transfer flavoprotein subunit beta/FixA family protein → MKILVPVKRVVDYNVKVRVKADGSGVDISNVKMSMNPFDEIAVEEAVRQKETGVATEVIAVSCGISQCQETLRTAMAIGADRGILIETAVELEPLAVAKLLKALVDKERPQLIILGKQAIDDDSNQTGQMLAALAGMPQATFASRVTLEGSTAVVSREVDGGAETLSLTLPAVVTTDLRLNEPRYVTLPNIMKAKKKSLEIIKPDDLGVDVTPRLKIMKFVEPTTRSAGIKVPDVKTLVEKLKIEAKAL
- a CDS encoding electron transfer flavoprotein subunit alpha/FixB family protein; this encodes MTILVIAEHDNASLKPATLNTVTAALKMGSDVHVFIAGWNAQAAAAQAATIVGVSKVLVADDPALADGLAENVEATVLNIAKNYTHILAPATAYGKNVAPRIAARLDVAQISDITAVVNPETFERPIYAGSVIATVQSNDAIKVITVRATGFDASSINGDSAEISAIEASAGTSRSQFVGREVVKLDRPELTSASVIVSGGRGLGSSENYYKLLEPLADKLGAALGASRAAVDAGFAPNNYQVGQTGKIVAPHLYVAVAISGAIQHLAGMKDSKVIVAINRDPEAPIFSVADYGLVGDLFSAVPELTSSL